A stretch of the Azorhizobium caulinodans ORS 571 genome encodes the following:
- a CDS encoding amidohydrolase family protein, with protein sequence MFAPTTTAVFGSHVLAQGAGGPEVLRDHWVLTEGRRIAAITPTRPEGADVVLDAPGRFVLPGLMNLHNHCFSEMVARTHTEDGAGRKNNQSVVYTVLLPLTRTGLDILSPDERMAIARLGILQILKGGATTVMEPFRNGLPEMFEAAEEMGLRFYGAPYLFSTADARADADGTVRYKGSDGEADLAAWNALYQRWEGADEGRIRLAMSPHATDTCDPDLLRAAAVRARELNVPITTHLAQSEREVATIRERHGRSPAEYLDWLGLLAPDLLAAHCIASTDDDLRLMAARGMTVLNCPRVFARAGMVANFGRFRSFGIPTLVGTDGYNLDLLGELSAAALISKTQAGSATIASAPELIAAVTSEAAAAIFRPDLGVIRPGATADLTVIDLTHPHLQPLFDPRRALVWLANRANVDAVIVDGRVLVSSGRYVHADEAAIVAAGTAAIQRIWDLPEARAAFES encoded by the coding sequence ATGTTCGCCCCCACCACCACCGCCGTCTTCGGCTCCCATGTGCTGGCGCAGGGAGCAGGCGGGCCTGAGGTGCTGCGTGATCACTGGGTGCTCACCGAGGGGCGCCGCATCGCCGCCATCACGCCCACCCGGCCCGAAGGCGCGGATGTGGTGCTCGACGCTCCCGGCCGTTTCGTGCTGCCGGGCCTCATGAACCTGCACAATCACTGCTTCAGCGAGATGGTGGCGCGTACCCACACGGAGGACGGTGCGGGGCGCAAGAACAACCAGTCCGTGGTCTATACGGTGCTGCTGCCGCTCACGCGGACCGGCCTCGATATTCTCTCCCCCGACGAGCGCATGGCCATCGCCCGTCTCGGCATCCTCCAGATATTGAAGGGCGGGGCGACCACCGTCATGGAGCCGTTCCGCAACGGCCTGCCGGAAATGTTCGAGGCCGCCGAGGAGATGGGCCTGCGCTTCTACGGCGCCCCCTATCTCTTCTCCACGGCCGATGCGCGCGCCGATGCCGACGGCACCGTGCGCTACAAGGGCAGCGACGGCGAAGCCGACCTTGCCGCCTGGAACGCGCTCTACCAGCGCTGGGAGGGCGCGGACGAGGGGCGCATCCGCCTCGCCATGAGCCCCCACGCCACGGACACCTGCGACCCGGACCTGCTGCGGGCGGCGGCGGTGCGGGCGCGGGAGCTGAATGTGCCCATCACCACCCATCTCGCCCAGAGCGAGCGGGAGGTGGCGACCATACGCGAACGCCACGGACGTTCGCCGGCGGAATATCTGGACTGGCTGGGCCTTCTCGCGCCAGACCTCCTCGCCGCCCACTGCATCGCCAGTACGGACGATGACCTGCGCCTCATGGCGGCGCGGGGCATGACCGTGCTGAATTGTCCGCGCGTCTTCGCCCGCGCCGGCATGGTGGCCAATTTCGGCCGCTTCCGCAGCTTCGGCATCCCCACACTGGTGGGCACGGACGGCTACAATCTCGACCTGCTGGGGGAGCTGAGCGCGGCCGCCCTCATCTCCAAGACGCAGGCGGGTTCCGCCACCATCGCCTCGGCACCGGAGCTGATCGCCGCCGTCACCAGCGAGGCGGCGGCGGCCATCTTCCGGCCGGACCTTGGGGTGATCCGGCCCGGCGCGACGGCGGACCTCACCGTGATCGACCTCACCCATCCCCACCTCCAGCCGCTGTTCGATCCGCGCCGCGCGCTGGTGTGGCTGGCCAACCGGGCGAATGTGGATGCGGTGATCGTGGACGGGCGCGTGCTGGTTTCGAGCGGGCGTTATGTCCATGCCGACGAAGCGGCGATCGTCGCCGCCGGCACCGCCGCCATCCAGCGCATCTGGGATCTGCCGGAGGCCCGCGCCGCCTTCGAAAGCTGA
- a CDS encoding LysR family transcriptional regulator, with translation MNLRQLEIFRAVMRCQTTMGAATALSMSQPAVSNALKQMESQIGFLLFDRINNRLFPTEAARMIYEDSEPLFAMHAALETRVRDLRDDKVARLRILSTPPLGHGVIAQTLVRFAAANPKVRVGFDVRHLDEVIEGVETGAADLGFGLALGDTPSLKVQALHAGAMVCVCREDHPLAREEVVTPDLLRGRSFVGLEGETRMGQSVRTAFETSGVPYEASVMVRYCGTACVLAAAGLGAAVVDAFSPASSGQAGLVVRPFAPRVPCVASAFWSGLRRPPVAAGRFLDALRVTLSVTVPHLVGQGG, from the coding sequence ATGAACCTGCGCCAGCTGGAGATCTTTCGCGCCGTGATGCGGTGCCAGACCACCATGGGGGCCGCCACTGCCCTCTCCATGTCCCAGCCGGCGGTGAGCAATGCCCTGAAGCAGATGGAGAGCCAGATCGGCTTCCTGCTGTTCGACCGCATCAACAACCGCCTCTTTCCCACCGAGGCGGCGCGCATGATCTACGAGGATTCCGAGCCCCTCTTCGCCATGCATGCCGCGCTGGAAACACGGGTGCGCGACCTGCGGGACGACAAGGTGGCGCGCTTGCGCATCCTCTCCACCCCGCCGCTCGGCCATGGGGTGATCGCGCAGACCCTGGTGCGCTTTGCCGCCGCCAATCCCAAAGTGCGGGTGGGGTTCGACGTGCGCCATCTGGACGAGGTGATCGAGGGGGTGGAGACGGGCGCGGCCGACCTCGGCTTCGGTCTTGCGCTGGGCGACACGCCGTCGCTGAAGGTGCAGGCGCTGCATGCGGGCGCCATGGTGTGCGTTTGCCGGGAGGACCATCCGCTGGCGCGGGAAGAGGTGGTGACGCCGGATCTCCTGAGGGGCCGCAGCTTCGTGGGGCTGGAGGGCGAAACGCGCATGGGCCAGTCCGTCCGCACGGCGTTCGAGACGTCTGGCGTGCCTTATGAGGCGAGCGTGATGGTGCGCTATTGCGGCACCGCCTGCGTCCTCGCGGCGGCTGGACTCGGGGCGGCGGTGGTGGACGCCTTCTCCCCGGCGTCATCTGGGCAGGCAGGGCTCGTAGTGCGGCCTTTCGCGCCCCGCGTGCCTTGCGTCGCCTCCGCCTTCTGGTCGGGTCTGCGGCGTCCACCGGTGGCGGCCGGGCGCTTTCTCGATGCGCTGCGGGTCACGCTGTCCGTGACGGTGCCCCATCTGGTGGGGCAGGGTGGCTGA
- a CDS encoding N-carbamoyl-D-amino-acid hydrolase — MGPTSRTEPRAVTLDRMIRLLEAAAADGAQLVVFPELAFTTFFPRWLLDDAELLASFETAMPNPGVQPLFDRARALGVGFYVGYAELTPAGQRFNSSITVGPDGAILGKYRKVHLPGSVEPRPGDRFQQLEKRYFEYGDLGFPAFRGPQAWQSPILGMLVCNDRRWPEAWRAYGLQGVELMLMGYNSAAYDPNGGNTEDAALRTFHSTLVAQANAYMNATWAVSVAKAGDEDGSALIGGSCIVDPNGVLVAQAKTLEDEVLVADCDLDACRQGKEKMFNFAAHRRPEHYRRLVDQVGAVLPA; from the coding sequence ATGGGCCCCACCTCCCGGACGGAGCCGCGTGCGGTGACACTCGACCGCATGATCCGCCTTCTGGAGGCCGCCGCCGCCGATGGCGCGCAGCTCGTGGTGTTCCCGGAACTGGCCTTCACCACCTTCTTCCCGCGCTGGCTGCTGGATGACGCCGAACTGCTGGCGAGCTTTGAAACCGCCATGCCAAATCCCGGCGTGCAGCCCCTGTTCGACCGGGCGCGGGCGCTCGGCGTCGGTTTCTATGTGGGCTATGCGGAGCTGACGCCCGCTGGTCAGCGCTTCAACAGCTCCATCACGGTCGGGCCGGACGGCGCCATCCTCGGCAAATATCGCAAGGTTCATCTGCCGGGCTCGGTGGAGCCGCGCCCCGGCGACCGGTTCCAGCAGCTTGAAAAGCGCTATTTCGAATATGGCGACCTCGGCTTTCCGGCCTTCCGGGGGCCGCAGGCGTGGCAGTCGCCTATCCTCGGCATGCTGGTGTGCAACGATCGCCGCTGGCCGGAAGCCTGGCGCGCCTATGGCCTTCAGGGCGTCGAACTGATGCTCATGGGCTATAATTCCGCCGCCTATGACCCCAACGGCGGCAACACGGAGGATGCCGCGCTGCGCACCTTCCACTCCACGCTGGTGGCGCAGGCCAATGCCTATATGAACGCCACCTGGGCGGTCAGCGTCGCCAAAGCGGGCGACGAGGACGGTTCGGCCCTCATCGGCGGCTCCTGCATCGTCGATCCCAATGGCGTGCTGGTGGCGCAGGCGAAGACGCTGGAAGACGAGGTTCTGGTCGCCGACTGCGACCTCGATGCCTGCCGGCAGGGCAAGGAGAAGATGTTCAATTTCGCCGCCCACCGCCGCCCCGAGCATTACCGGCGGCTGGTGGATCAGGTCGGCGCCGTTCTCCCCGCGTGA
- a CDS encoding amino acid ABC transporter permease, with protein sequence MTGPLPDISGYSIAPQRHWGRWIAVAVILLLLAALARAFAVGMIEWQFVGTFLTAPVILTGLLNTIVMTFAAMGVGIVLGVITAIMRMSPNPVLRGVAMGYVWLFRGTPVILQLLLWFNLALIFPRLGISGWWTVRTVEVMTPVVAALLGLGINQGAYTSEVVRAGLLAVDTGQYEAAKAIGMTRLLALRRIVLPQAMRVIIPPLGNEFIGMVKLTSLASVIQFTEILHSAQNIYYANSRVIELLIVAAIWYLAIVSLLTPLQMLLERRFARGTAGGR encoded by the coding sequence ATGACCGGGCCTTTGCCCGACATCTCGGGCTACAGCATCGCCCCGCAGCGCCACTGGGGGCGATGGATCGCGGTTGCGGTCATCCTGCTGCTGCTGGCCGCCCTCGCCCGCGCCTTCGCGGTGGGCATGATCGAATGGCAGTTTGTCGGCACCTTCCTCACCGCGCCGGTCATTCTCACGGGCCTGCTCAACACCATCGTCATGACGTTCGCGGCCATGGGTGTGGGCATCGTGCTCGGCGTGATCACCGCCATCATGCGCATGTCGCCCAATCCGGTGCTGCGCGGTGTCGCCATGGGCTATGTCTGGCTGTTCCGGGGGACGCCGGTCATCCTCCAGCTGCTGCTGTGGTTCAACCTCGCGCTCATCTTTCCCCGCCTCGGCATCAGCGGTTGGTGGACCGTGCGCACGGTGGAGGTGATGACGCCGGTGGTGGCCGCCCTCCTTGGCCTCGGCATCAATCAGGGCGCCTATACGTCGGAAGTGGTGCGCGCGGGCCTGCTGGCGGTGGACACTGGCCAGTATGAAGCGGCGAAAGCCATCGGCATGACGCGCCTTCTGGCGCTGCGCCGCATCGTGCTGCCGCAGGCCATGCGGGTGATCATTCCGCCACTCGGCAACGAATTCATCGGCATGGTGAAGCTGACCTCGCTGGCGTCCGTGATCCAGTTCACGGAAATCCTGCACAGCGCGCAGAACATCTATTACGCGAACTCCCGCGTCATCGAGCTGCTGATCGTGGCGGCCATCTGGTATCTCGCCATCGTCTCCCTCCTCACCCCGTTGCAGATGCTGCTGGAGCGCCGGTTCGCGCGCGGCACGGCAGGTGGCCGATGA
- a CDS encoding amino acid ABC transporter ATP-binding protein produces MKPAPIVSIVGLEKYFGAFQVLHHVSLDVRPGEVVCIIGASGSGKTTLLRCVNQLVEQDAGAIWVDGELNGFSIHNGRLHRLPEAAIARQRLATGMVFQRFNLFPHMTALENIIEGPVQVQRRERRAVEQEARDLLARVGLADKAGHYPAQLSGGQQQRVAIARALCMKPKVMLFDEPTSALDPELVGEVLAVMKELAASGMTMIVVTHELGFAREVAGRVVFMDQGRIIEEGSAEQVLGQPREARTQAFLSAVLG; encoded by the coding sequence ATGAAACCCGCGCCCATCGTCTCCATCGTTGGTCTGGAGAAATATTTCGGCGCCTTCCAGGTGCTCCACCATGTGTCGCTTGACGTCCGGCCCGGCGAGGTGGTGTGCATCATCGGCGCCTCCGGTTCGGGCAAGACGACGCTCCTGCGCTGTGTGAACCAGCTCGTGGAGCAGGATGCCGGTGCCATCTGGGTGGATGGCGAGCTCAACGGCTTCTCCATCCATAACGGTCGCCTGCACCGCCTGCCGGAAGCCGCGATCGCCCGCCAGCGCCTCGCCACCGGCATGGTGTTCCAACGCTTCAACCTCTTTCCGCACATGACGGCGCTGGAAAACATCATCGAGGGGCCGGTGCAGGTGCAAAGGCGCGAACGCCGGGCCGTGGAGCAAGAGGCGCGTGATCTCCTCGCCCGCGTGGGCCTTGCCGACAAGGCGGGCCATTATCCCGCCCAGCTCTCCGGCGGCCAGCAGCAGCGCGTCGCCATCGCCCGCGCGCTCTGCATGAAGCCGAAGGTGATGCTGTTCGACGAGCCGACCTCGGCGCTCGATCCGGAACTGGTGGGCGAAGTCCTCGCCGTCATGAAAGAACTCGCCGCCTCCGGCATGACCATGATCGTCGTCACCCACGAACTCGGCTTCGCCCGCGAGGTGGCGGGTCGCGTGGTGTTCATGGATCAGGGCCGCATCATCGAGGAGGGCAGCGCCGAACAGGTGCTCGGCCAGCCCCGCGAGGCCCGCACGCAGGCTTTTCTCTCCGCCGTTCTTGGCTAA
- a CDS encoding ABC transporter substrate-binding protein: protein MLKRLLLSACLLLPFAAGAAEIPAEIKARGTITVAVIPNYPPLEFKDPATGQLSGFDIALGNALAEKLGLKMQWQETSFEAMLPALKTGRVDIILSGMSDLPTRRDGASFIDYLRSGTQFFTQASRASEFPNREALCGQKVGASRRTSLPGVIKDFSDTACVGTGKPAIVVVGTEGSADARTQLRQGRIDAAMQGDETLPYIMAQEPNTYALVGEPTRWTLMGLATNKEATGLRDALADALRGLIADGTYAKLLAAWTLSRNGIQEVTIDAGQ from the coding sequence ATGCTGAAACGCCTTCTGCTCAGCGCCTGCCTGCTTCTTCCCTTCGCCGCCGGCGCGGCGGAGATCCCGGCCGAGATCAAGGCGCGCGGCACGATCACGGTCGCCGTCATTCCCAATTATCCGCCGCTGGAGTTCAAGGACCCCGCCACCGGCCAGCTCTCCGGCTTCGACATCGCGCTCGGCAATGCGCTGGCCGAAAAGCTGGGGCTCAAGATGCAGTGGCAGGAGACGAGCTTCGAGGCCATGCTGCCGGCGCTGAAGACCGGGCGCGTGGACATCATTCTCTCCGGCATGAGCGACCTGCCCACCCGCCGCGATGGCGCGAGCTTCATCGACTATCTGCGCTCGGGCACGCAATTCTTCACGCAGGCGAGCCGCGCGTCGGAATTCCCGAACCGCGAGGCCCTGTGCGGCCAGAAGGTGGGCGCCAGCCGCCGCACTTCGCTCCCCGGCGTCATCAAGGACTTCTCGGACACCGCCTGCGTCGGCACCGGCAAGCCGGCGATCGTTGTGGTGGGCACCGAAGGCTCGGCGGATGCGCGCACGCAGCTCCGACAGGGCCGCATCGATGCCGCCATGCAGGGCGACGAGACGCTGCCCTACATCATGGCCCAGGAGCCCAACACCTACGCTCTGGTGGGTGAGCCCACGCGCTGGACGCTCATGGGCCTTGCCACCAACAAGGAGGCCACCGGCCTGCGCGATGCCCTCGCGGACGCCCTGCGCGGGCTGATCGCCGATGGCACATACGCCAAGCTGCTGGCCGCCTGGACGCTTTCCCGAAACGGCATTCAAGAGGTCACCATAGATGCCGGACAATGA
- a CDS encoding polysaccharide deacetylase family protein, giving the protein MPDNDAFARLPLAPANRAPAAPLIPWPHGKRGAMFLSADVDAESAWTSKDPARYEELVTMSFGGFEARVGVPKMLELFDQLEMKATFFITGWSVEAHPATCEAILKAGHEIGHHGFHHIMPMPGHPSLTEEVDRGLETLKRRLGVVPVGYRAPYGESCEELRVLLKERGLKYSSSWRDDVRPYRHVLADGTPGLVELPVTMTYDDWLYGLTNRYSPRPLFPREHVLSIWKDELEETADWGGLITTVLHPQVSGRPMRLKLLREFLTWVRDRGDIWTATGAEITAHFEAHEPKA; this is encoded by the coding sequence ATGCCGGACAATGACGCCTTCGCGCGCCTTCCGCTGGCCCCGGCCAACCGCGCGCCGGCCGCCCCCCTCATCCCCTGGCCGCACGGCAAGCGCGGCGCCATGTTCCTCTCCGCCGACGTGGATGCGGAAAGCGCCTGGACCTCGAAGGACCCGGCCCGCTACGAGGAACTGGTCACCATGTCCTTCGGCGGCTTCGAGGCGCGCGTGGGCGTGCCGAAGATGCTGGAACTGTTCGACCAGCTGGAGATGAAGGCCACCTTCTTCATCACCGGCTGGAGCGTGGAGGCCCATCCCGCCACCTGCGAGGCGATCCTGAAGGCGGGGCACGAGATCGGCCATCACGGCTTCCACCACATCATGCCCATGCCGGGCCACCCCTCGCTCACGGAGGAAGTGGACCGGGGCCTTGAGACGCTGAAGCGGCGCCTCGGCGTGGTGCCGGTGGGCTATCGCGCGCCCTATGGCGAGAGCTGCGAGGAACTGCGCGTGCTGCTGAAAGAGCGCGGGCTGAAATATTCCTCCTCCTGGCGCGATGATGTGCGGCCCTATCGCCATGTGTTGGCGGATGGCACGCCGGGCCTCGTCGAGCTTCCGGTCACCATGACCTATGACGACTGGCTCTACGGCCTCACCAACCGCTATTCGCCGCGCCCGCTGTTCCCGCGCGAGCACGTGCTGTCCATCTGGAAGGACGAGCTTGAGGAAACTGCCGACTGGGGCGGGCTCATCACCACCGTCCTGCACCCGCAAGTGAGCGGGCGGCCCATGCGGCTGAAGCTGCTGCGCGAGTTCCTGACCTGGGTGCGCGATCGCGGCGACATCTGGACCGCCACGGGCGCGGAGATCACCGCCCATTTCGAGGCGCACGAGCCGAAAGCCTGA
- a CDS encoding ABC transporter substrate-binding protein, with the protein MLLSRRSFLRAAAAAPLVSLPSIVRAQSQTTLRFVPVIDLTFTDPIYSTAQVSRNHGFMVYDTLYGMNSALEVSPQMVEGHLVSNDGLQWDLTLREGLVWHDGEKVLSRDCVASIKRWAKRDGFGAELMAATDEISAPDDRTIRFRLKRPFPLLPSALGKAAVQAPFMMPERHATQDPFKPLTEVVGSGPFRFVADERVQGARNVYARFERYKPRESGTPDWTAGPKIVHYDRVVWTTMPDAATGAAALQTGEQDWQETAPHDLLPILKKAKGVSTRILDPRGYACMLRVNHLQPPFDNPAIRRALFGAIDQSAFMTAVAGDDPQYQTTPIGFFAPGTPFASDVGLDVFNGPRDYAKVKAALKAAGYNGEKVVLMVPANSAAQKPLGDVAFDMLQQVGMNVEYAAMEFGAILQRQLKKDPVDQGGWSAGVGNWQGIDWLNPAGNTNLRGDAGTAGWYKSEKMGALRAQWLSAPTLAEQQRICRDIQTLAFEEVPYYPVGLYKQPTAYRSAITGIMNGTAVFWNVRPA; encoded by the coding sequence ATGCTGCTCTCCCGGCGCTCCTTCCTGCGTGCGGCGGCTGCCGCGCCGCTGGTGTCCCTGCCCTCCATCGTGCGGGCGCAGTCGCAGACCACGCTGCGGTTCGTGCCGGTGATCGACCTCACCTTCACCGACCCGATCTATTCCACCGCGCAGGTGTCCCGGAACCATGGCTTCATGGTCTACGACACGCTCTACGGCATGAATTCGGCCCTGGAAGTCTCGCCGCAGATGGTGGAAGGCCATCTCGTCAGCAATGACGGGCTGCAATGGGACCTGACACTCCGCGAGGGCCTCGTGTGGCACGATGGGGAGAAGGTGCTCTCGCGCGACTGCGTGGCCAGCATCAAGCGCTGGGCCAAGCGCGACGGCTTCGGGGCGGAATTGATGGCCGCCACCGATGAGATCTCCGCCCCCGACGACCGCACCATCCGTTTCCGCCTCAAGCGCCCCTTCCCCTTGCTGCCCTCCGCCCTCGGCAAGGCGGCGGTGCAGGCGCCCTTCATGATGCCGGAGCGCCACGCGACGCAGGATCCGTTCAAGCCGCTCACCGAGGTGGTAGGCTCCGGCCCCTTCCGCTTCGTGGCCGACGAGCGGGTGCAGGGCGCGCGCAACGTCTATGCCCGCTTCGAGCGCTACAAGCCGCGCGAGAGCGGCACGCCGGACTGGACCGCCGGACCGAAGATCGTCCATTACGACCGCGTGGTCTGGACCACCATGCCAGACGCCGCGACGGGCGCCGCCGCGCTCCAGACCGGCGAGCAGGACTGGCAGGAAACCGCTCCTCACGACCTGCTGCCCATCCTCAAAAAGGCGAAGGGCGTCTCCACCCGCATTCTCGATCCGCGCGGCTATGCCTGCATGTTGCGGGTGAACCACCTCCAGCCGCCCTTCGACAATCCGGCCATCCGCCGCGCCCTGTTCGGCGCCATCGACCAGTCCGCCTTCATGACGGCAGTGGCGGGGGATGATCCGCAGTACCAGACGACGCCCATCGGCTTCTTCGCCCCCGGCACGCCCTTCGCGAGCGACGTGGGGCTCGATGTGTTCAACGGCCCGCGGGACTATGCCAAGGTCAAGGCGGCGCTGAAGGCCGCCGGCTATAATGGCGAGAAGGTGGTGCTGATGGTGCCGGCCAATTCCGCCGCCCAGAAGCCGCTCGGGGATGTCGCCTTCGACATGCTCCAGCAGGTGGGCATGAACGTCGAATATGCCGCCATGGAGTTCGGGGCCATCCTCCAGCGCCAGCTCAAGAAGGATCCGGTGGATCAGGGCGGCTGGAGCGCAGGCGTCGGCAACTGGCAGGGCATCGACTGGCTCAACCCCGCAGGAAACACGAACCTGCGCGGCGATGCCGGCACGGCGGGCTGGTACAAGAGCGAGAAGATGGGCGCGCTGCGCGCCCAGTGGCTCTCCGCACCGACACTGGCGGAGCAGCAGCGCATCTGCCGGGACATCCAGACCCTCGCCTTCGAGGAGGTGCCTTACTATCCCGTCGGCCTCTACAAGCAGCCCACCGCCTATCGCAGCGCGATCACCGGCATAATGAACGGCACGGCGGTGTTCTGGAACGTGCGTCCGGCCTGA
- a CDS encoding DeoR/GlpR family DNA-binding transcription regulator produces the protein MDLTDRQQEILAVARSSGRVMVEDLALRFQVTPQTIRKDLNDLCDRQLLARTHGGAVVTSSVENVAYEARRLIADAEKRAIGRAAAALIPDKSSLFINIGTTTEEVAKSLGDRRDLLVITNNLHVAMQLYPNPDMRVIVAGGQVRHSDGAVIGASAIDLIQQFKVDLAIIGASAIDEDGALLDFDYQEVRVSQAIIANARRVVLVSDHLKVGRSAPVRIAHLKQVDVFVTDKMVSPRLAKVCREANVEVIEAGE, from the coding sequence ATGGACCTTACTGATCGCCAGCAGGAGATTCTCGCCGTCGCCCGGTCTTCCGGTCGCGTCATGGTCGAGGACCTCGCCCTTCGTTTCCAGGTGACGCCGCAGACCATCCGCAAGGACCTGAACGACCTCTGCGACCGCCAGCTTCTGGCCCGGACCCATGGCGGGGCGGTGGTCACCTCCAGCGTCGAGAACGTGGCCTATGAAGCGCGGCGCCTGATTGCGGATGCCGAGAAGCGGGCCATCGGCCGGGCGGCGGCGGCGCTCATTCCCGACAAGTCTTCGCTGTTCATCAATATCGGCACCACCACCGAGGAGGTGGCGAAGTCGCTCGGAGACCGGCGCGACCTGCTCGTCATCACCAACAATCTGCACGTGGCGATGCAGCTTTATCCCAACCCCGACATGCGGGTGATCGTCGCCGGCGGGCAGGTGCGCCACAGCGACGGGGCGGTGATCGGCGCCTCCGCCATCGACCTCATCCAGCAGTTCAAGGTGGACCTTGCCATCATCGGCGCCTCGGCCATCGACGAGGATGGAGCGCTGCTGGATTTCGACTATCAGGAGGTACGCGTCAGCCAGGCCATCATCGCCAATGCCCGGCGCGTGGTGCTGGTCTCCGACCATCTGAAGGTCGGCCGCTCGGCGCCGGTGCGCATCGCCCACCTGAAGCAGGTGGACGTGTTCGTCACCGACAAGATGGTCTCCCCCCGCCTCGCCAAGGTGTGCCGTGAGGCGAATGTGGAAGTGATCGAGGCGGGGGAGTAG
- a CDS encoding methyl-accepting chemotaxis protein: MSYRNFPMIWKVVSLLLVLGLTSAAGAYYATHNISALNDMYRTQAEGPQAAAINIARAGRLAASTSVAIYRQVSAFSDDDVKAARAAQAEALKGFDDRMGLAAKAMPEAADRIGAATRVLHTAYEQACAETLKLSSVVGDMTMSTRASRLMQRDCEPALNKTITSLVEINDIMRDRIATMNAEGERTTSNTILLTFAGVIGSTVVIILIAALLVRSGIVAPINAMVAAMTQIGAGKLDVAITGDTRKDEIGAMAKALDVLRGQLQQGEELRAAQAATEAAERERLARRETVAVGFVARMQELAGRFAQSSGEVANSARNLSSTAEETSRQAQAVASAAEQAAANVETVASSSDSLAISVREITGQVAHSAEVADVAFREAEASNARITELAGAATAIGDVINLIKGIADQTNLLALNATIEAARAGEAGKGFAVVATEVKELATQTARATNDIAQKIGEIQTATRGTVSSMGEIVRVVSDIKSISAAIASAVEEQGAATGEIAQNCQQAAVGTNQVTENIEGVGRAAVETGSAASQLLDLSQGLSSQAADLREVVETFVRDLNAA; encoded by the coding sequence ATGTCCTATCGCAATTTTCCGATGATCTGGAAGGTCGTCAGCCTTTTGCTCGTGCTCGGCCTCACCAGCGCGGCCGGCGCCTACTACGCCACGCACAACATCTCCGCGCTGAACGACATGTATCGCACCCAGGCGGAGGGGCCGCAGGCGGCAGCCATCAACATCGCCCGCGCCGGCCGTCTCGCCGCCAGCACCAGCGTCGCCATCTACCGGCAGGTCTCCGCCTTTTCCGACGACGACGTGAAGGCCGCCCGTGCGGCACAGGCCGAGGCACTGAAGGGCTTCGACGACCGCATGGGTCTCGCCGCCAAGGCCATGCCCGAAGCCGCCGACAGGATCGGCGCCGCCACCCGCGTGCTGCACACCGCCTATGAGCAGGCCTGCGCCGAGACGCTGAAGCTTTCGAGCGTGGTTGGCGACATGACAATGAGCACCCGCGCCTCGCGGCTGATGCAGCGGGATTGCGAGCCGGCCCTGAACAAGACGATCACGTCGCTGGTCGAGATCAACGACATCATGCGGGACCGTATCGCCACGATGAATGCGGAAGGCGAGCGCACCACCAGCAACACCATTCTGCTCACCTTCGCCGGGGTGATCGGCTCGACTGTGGTCATCATTCTCATCGCCGCCCTTCTGGTGCGCAGCGGCATCGTGGCGCCCATCAACGCCATGGTTGCCGCCATGACTCAGATCGGCGCCGGCAAGCTCGACGTGGCCATCACCGGCGACACCCGAAAGGACGAGATCGGCGCCATGGCCAAGGCCCTCGACGTGCTGCGCGGACAGCTCCAGCAGGGCGAGGAGTTGCGCGCCGCACAGGCTGCCACCGAAGCCGCCGAGCGTGAACGCCTCGCCCGCCGGGAGACCGTCGCGGTGGGCTTCGTCGCCCGCATGCAGGAACTGGCGGGCCGCTTCGCCCAGTCCTCCGGCGAGGTGGCGAATTCCGCCCGCAACCTCTCCTCCACCGCCGAGGAGACGTCCCGTCAGGCCCAGGCCGTGGCAAGCGCCGCCGAGCAGGCCGCGGCGAACGTGGAAACGGTGGCCTCGTCCTCGGACAGCCTCGCCATTTCGGTGCGCGAGATCACCGGGCAGGTGGCCCACTCCGCGGAGGTGGCCGATGTGGCCTTCCGCGAAGCGGAAGCATCCAACGCCCGCATCACGGAGCTTGCCGGGGCCGCGACCGCCATCGGCGACGTGATCAATCTCATCAAGGGCATCGCCGACCAGACGAACCTTCTCGCGCTTAACGCCACCATCGAGGCGGCGCGCGCGGGCGAGGCCGGCAAGGGCTTTGCGGTGGTGGCGACCGAGGTGAAGGAACTCGCCACGCAGACGGCCCGCGCCACCAACGATATCGCCCAGAAGATCGGCGAGATCCAGACCGCGACCCGGGGCACGGTATCGTCCATGGGCGAGATCGTGCGCGTGGTTTCCGACATCAAGTCCATCTCCGCCGCCATCGCCAGCGCGGTGGAGGAACAGGGCGCGGCCACCGGCGAGATCGCGCAGAACTGTCAGCAGGCAGCCGTCGGCACCAATCAGGTGACCGAGAATATCGAAGGCGTAGGTCGCGCAGCCGTCGAGACCGGTTCGGCTGCCTCGCAACTGCTCGATCTCTCGCAGGGCCTCTCCAGCCAGGCCGCCGACCTGCGGGAGGTGGTGGAAACCTTCGTCCGCGATCTCAACGCCGCATAA